Proteins from a genomic interval of Quercus robur chromosome 9, dhQueRobu3.1, whole genome shotgun sequence:
- the LOC126699771 gene encoding probable trehalose-phosphate phosphatase 2, protein MGLQRSPSYKPKVQPKPIPETKNEENKVNGYSTTNEAIFLNSSYNSWVVEHPSALRSFDRMMKATKGKRIVVFLDYDGTLSPIVNDPDLAIMSDEMRKAVCKVAKKFPTAIISGRCRDKVKDFVKLSNVYYAGSHGMDIMAPPRVVKSGDGKNHNIAPDKKGGEVLFQPAKKFMPAIQKIYRILEEKTKTIQGARVEDNRFCISVHYRQVREEDYGMLEETVKSVVETYQEFHVTEGKKVLEVRPSIEWNKGHALEYLLDTLGFSDSSTNVLPFYIGDDRSDEDAFKVIRSRGHGYPIIVSSIPKDTGALYSLCDPSEVLTFLKKLAGRREKSSSYRTPARFRVKAIENLK, encoded by the exons ATGGGATTGCAAAGATCACCTTCCTATAAACCAAAGGTCCAACCTAAACCTATTccagaaacaaaaaatgaagagaaCAAAGTCAATGGCTATTCTACCACAAATGAAGCTATATTCTTGAATTCAAGTTATAATTCCTGGGTG GTGGAACACCCTTCTGCACTACGCTCATTTGACCGAATGATGAAAGCCACAAAAGGGAAGAGGATTGTCGTGTTTTTAGATTACGATGGGACCCTCTCTCCTATTGTAAATGATCCTGATCTCGCTATCATGTCTGATGAG ATGCGTAAAGCAGTATGTaaagttgcaaaaaaatttccaacagCCATTATTAGTGGAAGGTGCAGAGACAAG GTAAAAGATTTTGTTAAGTTGAGTAATGTTTATTATGCTGGGAGCCATGGGATGGATATAATGGCTCCACCAAGAGTAGTTAAGTCCGGTGATGGCAAGAACCATAACATAGCCCCTGACAAAAAG GGGGGTGAAGTTCTCTTCCAACCTGCTAAGAAATTCATGCCTGCAATTCAAAAG ATATACAGAATTTTGGAGGAAAAAACGAAGACAATACAAGGTGCCAGGGTAGAGGATAATAGGTTCTGCATATCTGTACATTATCGGCAAGTGAGAGAAGAG GATTATGGCATGTTGGAAGAGACGGTCAAGTCTGTAGTTGAGACATACCAAGAATTTCACGTAACTGAGGGTAAAAAG GTTTTGGAGGTACGACCATCTATTGAATGGAACAAAGGTCATGCATTGGAATATTTACTTGACACTTTAGGCTTTAGCGACTCCAGTACTAATGTCCTCCCATTTTACATTGGGGATGATCGATCTGATGAAGATGCTTTCAAG GTCATTCGAAGTAGAGGACATGGCTATCCAATTATTGTATCTTCCATTCCGAAGGATACAGGAGCTTTATACTCTCTGTGTGATCCCTCGGAAGTATTAACTTTCTTGAAAAAGCTAGCAGGACGGAGGGAAAAATCTTCTTCTTACAGGACACCTGCTCGATTCAGGGTTAAggcaattgaaaatttgaaatag